The following are encoded together in the Streptomyces tsukubensis genome:
- a CDS encoding PucR family transcriptional regulator — protein sequence MSNRSRRTGHDWKLLGQACTELQARVPELVDAHMRQIADHSPVYLQVLPQDQQWQEAEEAIRIGIKAISAPRDSPRHDLRHAEDLGRRRAGQGLPLDLLVHAYRNAGYLVWDALVEDVAGRDPENLAVLMRSATMVWSAVDAQAATASESYLAAEKELRWRTDEQLQALLDALLAGQETPGLVARAAAGLDLPERGPYAVVALRAERHHRRESFHRQIQRPGFRFVWRMRADYEVGVVSLGPDEGLDGLAGLLEGRCPGPGGISPVVEGLGKLAHARRLAELALRTCPPDDVTGLVRLDQRMPTALVVSRPELAELLVSQVFGEVLALEPPDRAVLLETLDAWLACEASAGRAARRLYCHRNTVFNRLRRLEQLTARSLARPRDLIEMTLALDAYRLTTGV from the coding sequence ATGAGCAACCGGAGTCGACGGACCGGGCACGACTGGAAACTGCTGGGGCAGGCGTGCACGGAGCTACAGGCGCGGGTGCCGGAACTCGTGGACGCGCACATGCGGCAGATCGCGGACCACTCGCCCGTCTACCTCCAGGTGCTGCCGCAGGACCAGCAGTGGCAGGAGGCGGAGGAGGCGATACGGATCGGCATCAAGGCGATCTCGGCACCTCGGGACTCGCCCCGCCACGACCTGCGGCACGCGGAGGATCTGGGGCGGCGCAGGGCGGGCCAGGGGCTCCCCCTCGACCTGCTGGTGCACGCCTACCGCAACGCGGGCTATCTGGTGTGGGACGCGCTGGTCGAGGACGTCGCGGGCCGGGACCCCGAGAACCTGGCGGTGCTGATGCGCTCGGCGACGATGGTGTGGTCGGCGGTCGACGCGCAGGCGGCGACGGCATCCGAGTCCTACCTCGCGGCCGAGAAGGAGCTGCGGTGGCGCACCGACGAGCAGTTGCAGGCCCTCCTCGACGCGCTGCTCGCCGGCCAGGAGACACCGGGTCTCGTGGCGCGCGCCGCCGCCGGGCTCGACCTGCCTGAACGTGGGCCCTACGCGGTGGTGGCGCTGCGCGCGGAGCGCCACCACCGCAGGGAATCCTTCCACCGGCAGATACAGCGGCCCGGTTTCCGTTTCGTCTGGCGGATGCGGGCCGACTACGAAGTGGGGGTCGTGTCACTCGGGCCCGACGAGGGGCTGGACGGGCTTGCCGGGCTGCTTGAGGGGCGCTGCCCGGGGCCGGGGGGCATCAGCCCGGTGGTGGAGGGCCTCGGGAAGCTTGCGCACGCGAGGAGACTGGCGGAGCTGGCGCTGCGTACCTGCCCGCCCGACGACGTGACGGGGCTCGTCCGTCTCGACCAGCGGATGCCGACGGCCCTGGTGGTCAGCCGGCCGGAACTGGCGGAGCTGCTGGTCTCCCAGGTGTTCGGTGAGGTGCTCGCGCTCGAACCACCCGACAGGGCTGTGCTGTTGGAGACACTGGACGCGTGGCTCGCGTGCGAGGCGTCGGCGGGGCGGGCGGCGAGGCGGCTGTACTGCCACCGCAATACCGTGTTCAACCGGCTGCGGCGGCTGGAGCAGCTCACGGCACGCTCCCTGGCACGGCCGCGCGACCTGATCGAGATGACGCTGGCGCTGGACGCGTACCGGCTGACGACGGGGGTCTGA
- a CDS encoding STAS domain-containing protein, whose protein sequence is MGDSVLLTVHADIQQDGCPGLDQVLAALPTTMNRMVLDTQHVSFMDSSGLHLLDHVVRHAAARGAHLTTRGWQPQPRHVLRLALGLSTAGEGLRAEARAALDRPPEVTRGPSGTIGDPTRRR, encoded by the coding sequence GTGGGCGACAGCGTGCTGCTCACGGTCCACGCCGACATCCAGCAGGACGGCTGCCCAGGTCTCGATCAGGTGCTCGCCGCACTGCCCACCACGATGAACCGGATGGTCCTTGACACCCAGCACGTGTCCTTCATGGACTCCTCGGGACTCCACCTGCTGGACCATGTGGTGCGTCACGCGGCCGCCAGGGGAGCCCACTTGACCACGCGGGGGTGGCAGCCCCAGCCCCGGCACGTGCTGCGGCTCGCCCTGGGCCTCAGCACGGCGGGCGAAGGACTGCGGGCGGAGGCCCGTGCGGCCCTCGACCGGCCACCTGAAGTGACACGGGGGCCGAGCGGCACGATCGGCGACCCCACACGGCGGCGGTAG
- a CDS encoding ATP-binding cassette domain-containing protein, protein MITFDHVTKRYPDGTNAVNDLSFEVAEGELVTLVGPSGCGKTTTMMMVNRLIEPTSGRILVGGEDIMATDPVRLRRGIGYVIQQVGLFPHRTVLDNTATVPALIGWKKAKARARAAELLDLVGLDPGTYGPRYPDQLSGGQRQRVGVARALAADPPVLLMDEPFGAVDPVVRERLQSQFLELQRTMRKTVLLVTHDIEEAVRLGGRMAVYGPGRVEQYDTPGAVLGKPATPYVAEFVGADRGLKRLSVTEIQQHDLEQPPIARFDVPAARAAAYLREEGARWAVVLDEDGALHGWVGAAELAGAPEGGTVRGLAHRMNAWVPVGAPLKQAFSVMLQHDAGWVAVLDGARFLGVLTPARLHEALRRSVDADARGVGRGDVDFDSVTDA, encoded by the coding sequence ATGATCACGTTCGATCACGTCACCAAGCGCTATCCCGACGGCACCAACGCCGTGAATGATCTCTCCTTCGAGGTGGCCGAAGGCGAGCTGGTCACCCTCGTGGGCCCGTCCGGCTGCGGCAAGACGACCACCATGATGATGGTCAACCGGCTCATCGAACCCACCTCGGGCCGGATCCTCGTCGGGGGCGAGGACATCATGGCCACCGATCCCGTACGGCTGCGGCGCGGGATCGGCTACGTGATCCAGCAGGTGGGTCTCTTCCCGCACCGTACGGTCCTCGACAACACGGCGACCGTGCCCGCCCTGATCGGCTGGAAGAAGGCCAAGGCGCGGGCGCGCGCCGCGGAACTGCTCGACCTGGTGGGGCTCGACCCCGGCACGTACGGCCCCCGCTATCCCGACCAGCTCTCCGGCGGACAGCGCCAGCGGGTCGGGGTGGCGCGGGCACTGGCGGCCGATCCGCCCGTGCTGCTGATGGACGAGCCGTTCGGCGCCGTCGACCCGGTGGTACGCGAACGGTTGCAGAGCCAGTTCCTCGAACTCCAGCGGACGATGCGCAAGACCGTGCTGCTGGTGACGCACGACATCGAGGAGGCGGTGCGGCTCGGCGGCCGGATGGCGGTCTACGGTCCGGGGCGCGTCGAGCAGTACGACACCCCTGGCGCCGTCCTCGGAAAGCCCGCCACCCCTTACGTCGCCGAGTTCGTCGGCGCCGACCGAGGCCTCAAGCGGCTCTCCGTGACCGAGATCCAGCAGCACGACCTGGAGCAGCCGCCGATCGCCCGGTTCGACGTGCCCGCGGCCCGCGCCGCCGCGTATCTGCGTGAGGAGGGCGCCCGCTGGGCCGTCGTACTGGACGAGGACGGCGCGCTGCACGGCTGGGTGGGGGCGGCGGAGCTTGCCGGGGCGCCGGAGGGCGGCACGGTACGGGGGCTCGCGCACCGGATGAACGCCTGGGTCCCGGTCGGCGCCCCGCTGAAGCAGGCGTTCAGCGTCATGCTCCAGCACGACGCGGGGTGGGTCGCGGTGCTGGACGGGGCGCGGTTCTTGGGGGTGCTCACTCCGGCGAGGCTGCACGAGGCGCTGCGCAGGTCGGTCGATGCCGACGCGCGGGGTGTCGGCCGCGGGGACGTCGACTTCGACTCGGTGACCGACGCCTGA
- a CDS encoding ABC transporter substrate-binding protein: MNRRPCALLLGAVLLLTACSTGPSLENRGEVTAPPGDSKQLTIGTTGITESDLLAEMYALLLRKAGYRTEMLTVANRELYEPALESGQIDVVPEYAATFADWLNAKDKGADASPVGSPDLDATMRALRRLAEPRGLTVLDPGKAVDQNAYAVTRAFADRLHLKTLSDLGASNQGVRLAAGDECATRVYCQPGLEKVYKINITGIDPKGVGTTQSKKAVQSGQARMLVTTTTDATLDQFGLVILDDDKKLQNADYIVPVVNRARAGSRGVARALESLAPVLTTADLASLNRRVDGWRRLPEDVARSYLKSKHLI, from the coding sequence ATGAACCGCAGGCCGTGCGCCCTGCTCCTGGGGGCGGTACTGCTGCTCACCGCCTGCTCCACGGGTCCCTCGCTGGAGAACAGGGGCGAGGTCACCGCACCCCCGGGCGACAGCAAGCAGCTCACCATCGGCACCACGGGAATCACGGAGAGCGATCTCCTCGCCGAGATGTACGCGCTGCTGCTGAGGAAGGCCGGATACCGGACCGAGATGCTCACCGTCGCCAACCGCGAGCTGTACGAACCCGCCCTGGAGTCCGGGCAGATCGACGTCGTGCCCGAATACGCGGCGACCTTCGCGGACTGGCTGAACGCCAAGGACAAGGGCGCGGACGCGAGCCCCGTCGGATCGCCCGACCTCGACGCGACGATGCGGGCCCTGCGCCGCCTCGCCGAGCCGCGCGGCCTCACCGTCCTCGACCCCGGCAAGGCGGTCGACCAGAACGCGTACGCCGTCACCCGCGCCTTCGCCGACCGCCTCCACCTCAAGACCCTCAGCGACCTCGGTGCGTCGAACCAGGGCGTGCGGCTCGCGGCCGGTGACGAGTGCGCGACCCGCGTGTACTGCCAGCCGGGGCTCGAAAAGGTCTACAAGATCAACATCACGGGGATCGACCCCAAGGGCGTCGGCACCACCCAGTCGAAGAAGGCCGTCCAGAGCGGGCAGGCCAGGATGCTCGTCACCACGACGACCGACGCCACCCTCGACCAGTTCGGCCTCGTCATCCTCGACGACGACAAGAAACTCCAGAACGCCGACTACATCGTGCCCGTCGTCAACCGAGCGCGGGCGGGCAGCCGCGGCGTCGCCCGCGCCCTGGAATCCCTCGCCCCCGTGCTGACCACCGCCGATCTGGCCTCCCTCAACCGGCGGGTCGACGGCTGGCGGCGGCTTCCCGAGGACGTGGCACGCTCCTACCTGAAGTCCAAGCACCTGATCTAG
- a CDS encoding ABC transporter permease — MKTLSDSWRWLTDAAHWSGENGVWHRLTEHLVLTAVCLLLSCLIALPIALVLGHLGRGGALAVNLSNVGRAVPTFAVLVLLLLTPLGRYGEGPTVVALVLFAVPPLLTNAYVGMRGVDRGVVRAARGMGMTGSQMVGRVEVPLAMPMILTGVRIAAVQLVATATIAALAGGGGLGRIITAGFNLASTPQVVAGALLVAVLALLVEGAFALLERAMPDRSKGGSE, encoded by the coding sequence ATGAAGACCCTCAGCGACTCGTGGCGCTGGCTCACCGACGCGGCCCACTGGTCGGGCGAGAACGGCGTCTGGCACCGGCTCACGGAACACCTCGTCCTCACCGCGGTCTGCCTGCTGCTGAGCTGCCTGATCGCGCTGCCCATCGCCCTGGTCCTCGGCCACCTGGGCAGGGGAGGGGCCCTCGCGGTCAACCTCTCCAACGTCGGACGCGCCGTCCCCACCTTCGCCGTCCTCGTGCTGCTCCTGCTCACCCCGCTCGGCCGCTACGGCGAGGGGCCCACCGTCGTCGCCCTCGTACTCTTCGCCGTACCGCCGCTGCTCACCAACGCCTACGTCGGGATGCGCGGAGTCGACCGCGGGGTCGTGCGGGCCGCGCGTGGCATGGGGATGACGGGTTCCCAGATGGTCGGCCGCGTCGAGGTGCCCCTCGCGATGCCGATGATCCTCACCGGCGTACGCATCGCCGCGGTCCAGCTCGTCGCCACCGCGACCATCGCCGCACTCGCGGGCGGCGGCGGGCTCGGCCGGATCATCACCGCGGGGTTCAACCTCGCGAGCACCCCGCAGGTCGTCGCGGGCGCCCTGCTCGTCGCCGTCCTCGCGCTGCTGGTCGAAGGGGCCTTCGCCCTCCTGGAACGCGCCATGCCCGACAGGTCGAAGGGAGGCTCGGAATGA
- a CDS encoding ABC transporter permease — protein sequence MTGPPDDCLARNEWICGEYLTTRRHILLDAVVQHLELTAVSVAVALAIAVPLAVVARRWSWASGPVLVVTTVLYTIPSLAMFSLLLPVYGLSATLVAAGLVLYSLTLLVRNILAGLRAVPEETRQAARGMGYGPVRLLLTVELPLAVPSAMAGLRIATVSAVSLVTVGAIVGYGGLGNLIYAGMNTYFKAQVLTASVLCVIIAVAADLLLLLVQRLLTPWTRATGS from the coding sequence ATGACCGGGCCCCCGGACGACTGCCTCGCACGGAACGAGTGGATCTGCGGTGAGTACCTGACGACCCGCAGGCACATCCTCCTCGACGCGGTCGTCCAGCACCTGGAGCTGACGGCCGTCTCCGTCGCCGTCGCGCTGGCCATCGCCGTGCCCCTGGCCGTCGTGGCCCGCAGATGGAGCTGGGCCTCAGGACCCGTGCTCGTCGTCACCACCGTGCTCTACACCATCCCGTCGCTGGCCATGTTCTCGCTGCTGCTCCCCGTCTACGGGCTCTCCGCCACCCTTGTCGCCGCCGGCCTCGTCCTGTACTCGCTGACCCTCCTCGTACGCAACATCCTCGCCGGACTGCGGGCCGTGCCCGAGGAGACCAGGCAGGCCGCCCGCGGTATGGGGTACGGGCCCGTCAGGCTGCTGCTCACCGTCGAACTCCCGCTGGCCGTGCCCTCCGCCATGGCGGGGCTGCGGATCGCCACCGTCTCCGCGGTCTCCCTCGTCACCGTCGGCGCGATCGTGGGCTACGGCGGGCTCGGCAACCTCATCTACGCGGGCATGAACACCTACTTCAAGGCCCAGGTACTCACCGCCTCCGTACTCTGCGTGATCATCGCGGTCGCCGCCGACCTGCTGCTCCTCCTCGTCCAGCGGCTGCTCACCCCCTGGACGAGAGCGACGGGCTCATGA
- a CDS encoding GH92 family glycosyl hydrolase, whose protein sequence is MAALGLSAVAVPADASQGHGGAVKDPAGYVNPLIGSANAGNTYPGAVQPFGMLSWSPQTSNGNQVSNPAPGGYQYNAKKIRGFSLTHLNGVGCSGANGDVPIMPYPGDVDSSPTADTTDATYASSFSHDKETARAGYYKVGLDSGAGAELTATPRTGSGRFTFPADKPASMLVRTSNSETGSADASVRIDEAARTVTGSVDAGNFCGPQSANNRKALYTLHFTIHFDKPFAKSGTWTDDTLHPGATSATGGTGYSSSGNAVAGKGSGAYITFPRGTTSAGAKVAVSYVGARSAEANLRAENPAHKSFASVERQATKAWQRALRTVEVGGGSADQYSTFYTALYHSMLEPTLTSDTDGRYLGADGKAHKLARGQKAQYGTFSGWDQYRAQVQLLTMLNPKAGSDYAQSLYNYAGQRGGEWDRWLLQHGKTSVMSGDPSAAALAGVYAFGGHDFDVKGAVASLVKAATVPTANDSDSAGCNVECVGQRPALDQYMKLGYVPADNCHCWGGAAETLEDAAADYGLSELARGTGDRANQRKFLDRSGNWANVFDPTATADGGYIRDRNADGTWAGSFTPSTGSGFVEGTSARYTWMVYSDVARLAGAMGGKDKAVERLDSFFRDKDGAFDFTAKDDTRYDPTNEPDINAPYLYDYLGAPYKTQETVRAELDQLWTNTPGGIPGNDDAGTMSSWYVFSALGMYPQNPSRADMTLTAPLFPHAVVHTGHSRTIRINAPAASATDKYIHALRTDGRKSEKPWVPASFVSRGGTLDFTLGSEPDTTWGSAAADAPPSYPGGGDKYFTGTTPGGVKTEPGGGGTDAAVKVQTLQDKAEKVHWRATAPAGITVTPAQGDIAVPAGGSRSATFSVTASADAKPGFHTVPVTLESASGTALPKTSLAVTVAPKNSLLWNLNSRGVSADDDRPQANFDGEGWSYSAKALAAAGAKPGSTVSSGGFDFTWPETKAGDPDNIEVTGGGQILDVSGKADATKLSLLGSAAEGKAAGTATLTYTDGTTQKADIGFSDWTLSGGSDKPSYGNTVALHTDYRDTIGGAKDPVGAEIFATAPIALEAGKELASVTLPETTDGGVIHIFGAATA, encoded by the coding sequence ATGGCGGCCCTTGGCCTGTCGGCGGTCGCGGTGCCCGCCGACGCGTCGCAGGGCCACGGCGGCGCCGTGAAGGACCCGGCCGGCTACGTCAACCCGCTGATCGGCTCGGCCAACGCGGGCAACACCTACCCCGGCGCGGTACAGCCGTTCGGCATGCTCTCCTGGAGCCCGCAGACCTCCAACGGCAACCAGGTCTCGAACCCGGCGCCCGGCGGATACCAGTACAACGCGAAGAAGATCCGCGGCTTCAGCCTCACCCACCTCAACGGTGTCGGCTGCTCAGGTGCCAACGGCGACGTCCCGATCATGCCGTACCCCGGTGATGTCGACTCCTCGCCGACCGCTGACACGACCGACGCCACGTACGCCTCCTCCTTCTCGCACGACAAGGAGACCGCACGGGCCGGCTACTACAAGGTGGGCCTCGACAGCGGAGCCGGCGCGGAGCTGACCGCGACCCCGCGTACGGGCTCGGGCCGCTTCACCTTCCCGGCGGACAAGCCCGCGAGCATGCTGGTGCGTACCTCCAACTCCGAGACCGGCAGCGCCGACGCGAGTGTGCGCATCGACGAGGCGGCCAGGACCGTGACCGGTTCCGTGGACGCGGGCAACTTCTGCGGACCGCAGAGCGCCAACAACCGCAAGGCGCTGTACACGCTCCACTTCACCATCCACTTCGACAAGCCCTTCGCGAAGTCGGGCACCTGGACCGACGACACCCTGCACCCCGGCGCCACCTCGGCCACCGGCGGCACGGGATACAGCTCGTCGGGCAACGCCGTGGCGGGCAAGGGCTCGGGGGCGTACATCACCTTCCCCCGGGGCACCACCAGCGCGGGCGCGAAGGTGGCGGTCTCCTACGTCGGCGCCCGGAGCGCCGAGGCCAACCTCCGCGCCGAGAACCCGGCCCACAAGAGCTTCGCCTCCGTCGAGCGGCAGGCCACCAAGGCGTGGCAGCGGGCGCTGCGCACGGTCGAGGTGGGCGGCGGCAGCGCCGACCAGTACTCCACCTTCTACACGGCGCTCTACCACTCCATGCTCGAACCGACCCTGACCAGTGACACAGACGGCCGCTACCTCGGCGCCGACGGCAAGGCGCACAAGCTCGCCCGCGGCCAGAAGGCGCAGTACGGGACGTTCTCCGGCTGGGATCAATACCGCGCGCAAGTACAGCTCCTGACGATGTTGAACCCGAAGGCAGGCAGCGACTACGCGCAGTCCCTCTACAACTACGCGGGCCAGCGCGGCGGAGAATGGGACAGGTGGCTGCTCCAGCACGGCAAGACCAGTGTCATGTCGGGCGACCCCTCCGCCGCGGCACTCGCCGGCGTCTACGCGTTCGGCGGCCACGACTTCGACGTCAAGGGCGCCGTCGCCTCGCTGGTCAAGGCGGCCACGGTCCCCACGGCCAACGACTCGGACAGCGCGGGATGCAACGTCGAGTGCGTCGGCCAGCGGCCCGCCCTCGACCAGTACATGAAGCTCGGCTACGTACCCGCGGACAACTGCCACTGCTGGGGCGGTGCCGCCGAGACGCTGGAGGACGCGGCGGCCGACTACGGTCTCTCCGAGCTGGCGCGCGGCACCGGCGACCGGGCCAATCAGAGGAAGTTCCTCGACCGCTCGGGCAACTGGGCCAACGTCTTCGACCCGACCGCCACGGCGGACGGCGGCTACATTCGCGACCGCAACGCGGACGGCACCTGGGCGGGGAGCTTCACCCCGTCGACGGGCAGTGGCTTCGTCGAGGGCACCAGCGCCCGCTACACCTGGATGGTCTACTCGGACGTGGCCCGGCTGGCCGGCGCCATGGGCGGCAAGGACAAGGCCGTCGAGCGGCTCGACTCCTTCTTCCGTGACAAGGACGGCGCCTTCGACTTCACGGCCAAGGACGACACCCGCTACGACCCGACCAATGAGCCCGACATCAACGCGCCCTACCTCTACGACTACTTGGGAGCCCCCTACAAGACGCAGGAGACGGTCCGCGCCGAGCTCGACCAGCTGTGGACCAACACCCCTGGCGGCATCCCCGGCAACGACGACGCCGGAACCATGTCGTCCTGGTACGTCTTCTCCGCGCTCGGCATGTACCCGCAGAACCCCAGCCGCGCGGACATGACGCTGACCGCCCCGCTGTTCCCGCACGCGGTGGTCCACACGGGCCACTCCAGGACGATTCGGATCAACGCGCCGGCCGCCTCGGCGACCGACAAGTACATCCACGCCCTGCGGACCGACGGCCGGAAGTCGGAGAAGCCCTGGGTGCCCGCCTCCTTCGTCAGCCGGGGCGGCACCCTCGACTTCACCCTGGGCAGCGAGCCCGACACCACCTGGGGCAGCGCGGCGGCCGACGCCCCGCCCTCGTACCCCGGCGGCGGCGACAAGTACTTCACCGGCACCACGCCCGGCGGGGTGAAGACCGAACCGGGCGGCGGCGGCACCGACGCGGCCGTCAAGGTGCAGACCCTCCAGGACAAGGCCGAGAAGGTGCACTGGCGGGCCACGGCCCCTGCCGGGATCACGGTGACCCCCGCGCAGGGCGACATCGCCGTCCCCGCGGGCGGCTCCAGGAGCGCCACGTTCTCCGTCACGGCCTCGGCCGACGCCAAGCCCGGCTTCCACACCGTCCCCGTGACCCTCGAATCGGCGTCGGGCACCGCCCTGCCGAAGACCTCACTGGCCGTCACCGTCGCCCCGAAGAACAGCCTGCTGTGGAACCTCAACAGCCGGGGCGTCTCCGCCGACGACGACAGGCCGCAGGCCAACTTCGACGGGGAGGGCTGGAGCTACTCCGCGAAGGCCCTAGCGGCGGCGGGCGCGAAGCCCGGCTCCACCGTCTCCTCGGGCGGCTTCGACTTCACATGGCCCGAGACCAAGGCCGGTGACCCCGACAACATCGAGGTGACCGGCGGCGGACAGATCCTCGACGTGTCCGGGAAGGCGGACGCGACGAAGCTGAGCCTGCTCGGCAGCGCGGCCGAGGGCAAGGCCGCGGGGACGGCCACCCTGACCTACACCGACGGCACCACCCAGAAGGCCGACATCGGCTTCAGCGACTGGACGCTCAGCGGCGGTTCCGACAAGCCCTCCTACGGCAACACGGTCGCCTTGCACACCGACTACCGCGACACCATCGGCGGAGCCAAGGACCCGGTGGGCGCCGAGATCTTCGCCACCGCGCCCATCGCGCTTGAGGCCGGCAAGGAGCTGGCGAGTGTGACCCTGCCGGAGACCACCGACGGGGGAGTGATCCACATCTTCGGGGCGGCCACCGCCTGA
- a CDS encoding helix-turn-helix domain-containing protein: protein MTDRPPAGGTRAEDALVLLRLVARTDSVPAILEWLGRRTGGCVSLVAGDGTVLGSSPGPAAPEIPPAVRNVYTRGMPSGVVGGNDGRTVHMVAVGRDSYLVLDGQDSHLHGTLLADTAGVLALCRGFEETERVRRRTELTEAHSREAVLHLLMGGSVSVAHRIAAAMGSQLPSPLRVCVVECPQPARSLIAESLGRLMEGRAWIIPCPVRANHLIALVPAGDSGWEAPAMERLPGCRVGASEEMSLPDTPLGYEQAFHALAVARATPDRWARFSPHSGLAPLLGPEGSAWAARLLGPCLAHRPARRSDPGGEELLGTLGSWLTFGTAADRHLKIHRNTLAARLRLLEKLLGLALSVSLADRSAAWLALRLHTWRPQAPGPPTALDSLLAAPAAQSWARAQLAPLGPAAETVRAWLTADARLPEAAAGLGISPPGARKRLARAEVASGRSLLHAPSACHELWLAMRALGEL from the coding sequence ATGACCGATCGGCCCCCGGCGGGCGGGACCCGCGCAGAGGACGCCCTGGTACTCCTGCGGCTCGTCGCCCGCACCGATTCAGTACCCGCGATCCTCGAATGGCTCGGACGGCGCACCGGCGGGTGCGTATCGCTCGTGGCGGGCGACGGCACGGTGCTCGGCTCGTCACCGGGCCCGGCAGCCCCGGAGATACCACCCGCCGTCAGGAACGTGTACACGCGTGGCATGCCGTCAGGTGTGGTGGGTGGCAACGACGGACGTACGGTCCACATGGTCGCGGTCGGCCGGGACTCCTACCTCGTCCTCGACGGCCAGGACAGCCACCTCCACGGCACGCTGCTCGCCGACACCGCGGGCGTGCTCGCGCTGTGCAGGGGCTTCGAGGAGACGGAGCGCGTCCGACGCAGGACAGAGCTGACAGAGGCGCACAGCAGGGAGGCGGTGCTCCACCTGCTGATGGGCGGCAGTGTGAGCGTCGCCCACCGGATCGCGGCGGCCATGGGGTCGCAACTGCCGAGCCCCCTGCGGGTCTGCGTCGTCGAGTGCCCGCAGCCCGCCAGGTCGTTGATCGCGGAATCGCTCGGGCGGCTCATGGAGGGCCGGGCCTGGATCATCCCGTGTCCCGTGCGGGCCAACCACCTCATCGCGTTGGTCCCCGCCGGGGACAGCGGCTGGGAAGCCCCCGCCATGGAACGGCTGCCCGGGTGCAGGGTCGGTGCGAGCGAGGAGATGTCGCTGCCCGACACCCCACTCGGCTACGAACAGGCCTTCCACGCCCTGGCGGTGGCCCGCGCGACGCCGGACCGGTGGGCACGGTTCAGCCCCCACTCGGGGCTGGCCCCGTTGCTCGGCCCCGAGGGCAGTGCCTGGGCGGCGCGGCTCCTCGGACCCTGCCTCGCCCACCGGCCCGCGCGCAGGTCCGACCCCGGAGGCGAGGAACTGCTCGGGACCCTGGGCTCCTGGCTGACCTTCGGCACGGCCGCCGACCGGCATCTGAAGATCCACCGCAACACTCTCGCGGCCCGGCTCCGCCTGCTTGAGAAGCTGTTGGGGCTCGCCCTGTCGGTGAGCCTCGCCGACAGGTCCGCCGCCTGGCTGGCGCTGCGGCTGCACACCTGGCGCCCGCAGGCCCCAGGGCCCCCGACCGCGCTCGACTCCCTGCTCGCCGCCCCCGCGGCGCAGTCCTGGGCGCGCGCCCAACTCGCCCCACTGGGACCGGCCGCCGAGACCGTACGCGCCTGGCTCACCGCGGACGCGAGGCTCCCCGAGGCGGCGGCCGGGCTCGGGATCTCGCCACCCGGCGCGCGCAAGCGCCTGGCGAGGGCGGAGGTGGCATCAGGACGGTCGCTGCTGCACGCCCCCAGCGCGTGCCACGAACTGTGGCTGGCCATGCGGGCGCTGGGCGAGCTCTGA
- a CDS encoding sugar phosphate nucleotidyltransferase: protein MSPEGQVCVVKAVLAVAGMGSRFFPIAKTINKCMLPVMERPVIAHAVADCVAAGAREIAVITAPGEPGRQVRHYFTNDLELERYFTDRGWQAKYEPLAGLHEQADFTFLEQPRDERYGTVLPVLRAATFLDGDDFLLLAGDDLLLRPDGGSDLAELTAGRSAAGVPAAIAAATVPGAQAHRYGVLTTRTSARGHRVLDAIVEKPSSHPGTTAYINISRTLLPSDSLAYFNKVTPAANGEYQATDAIAAYARDHDVLVHPVRGQYHDCGNPAGWLGANNAAAVIASLNPGSGPSVTPVIPPPGDRAGTAPPPRRPPPY, encoded by the coding sequence ATGTCCCCTGAAGGCCAGGTGTGTGTGGTGAAGGCCGTCCTCGCGGTCGCCGGCATGGGGAGCCGTTTCTTCCCCATCGCGAAGACGATCAACAAGTGCATGCTGCCTGTCATGGAACGCCCTGTGATCGCGCACGCCGTCGCGGACTGCGTCGCGGCGGGCGCACGGGAGATCGCCGTCATCACCGCGCCCGGTGAACCGGGCAGACAGGTACGCCACTACTTCACCAACGACCTGGAACTGGAACGGTACTTCACCGACCGGGGCTGGCAGGCCAAGTACGAGCCGCTCGCGGGCCTGCACGAGCAGGCGGACTTCACCTTCCTCGAACAGCCCCGCGACGAACGGTACGGAACGGTCCTTCCCGTCCTGCGTGCCGCGACCTTCCTCGACGGGGACGACTTCCTCCTGCTGGCCGGTGACGACCTGTTGCTGCGCCCGGACGGCGGCTCCGACCTCGCGGAACTCACCGCTGGACGCTCAGCGGCCGGCGTCCCCGCCGCCATCGCCGCGGCCACGGTGCCAGGGGCCCAGGCCCACCGTTACGGCGTCCTCACCACCCGCACCTCGGCCAGGGGTCACCGGGTGCTCGACGCCATCGTGGAGAAGCCCTCTTCCCACCCTGGCACGACCGCCTACATCAACATCAGCCGCACGCTGCTGCCCAGCGACTCCCTCGCCTACTTCAACAAGGTCACGCCGGCCGCCAACGGCGAGTACCAGGCGACCGACGCCATCGCCGCCTACGCCCGCGACCATGACGTCCTGGTCCACCCGGTCCGAGGCCAGTATCACGACTGCGGCAACCCGGCGGGCTGGCTGGGCGCCAACAACGCGGCCGCGGTGATCGCGTCGTTGAACCCCGGGAGCGGGCCCTCGGTCACCCCTGTGATCCCGCCACCGGGCGACCGCGCGGGAACAGCTCCGCCGCCCCGACGGCCGCCTCCCTATTGA